In the Cytophagales bacterium genome, CGGTCAATTGATCATCGTACCTGTGATCACCATCGTAGGTCGCTTTTTCCGGAAAATTACGCAAACTATATTCCTGGTAATCGCTAAATATTTTAGCAATCGCCTGGTTGGTTGCCTCATCCTGTTCTGATGTTTTTTGATCATTACATGCTTGCAGAAGCATGAATGTGGAAGCGCATAGCGCGTAGCGCATAGCACGTGGCGCAAAGCGCATTAAGAATAATGCTATTTTGGTATTCATAATATAAAATTTAATGGTTACTTGGTTGCATGATTACGTGATACAAATTTCCCATTTAAGATTCCTTAGAAAGGACCAGCATCTTTTCTAACGCTCTTTCGAATTGGTCTAACGAATGAAACAGGTTCTCATAAGAATCAATGACAAAGTATTTCTCCTGGAATTTTTCCTTTATATAAGGAGAATTCAGTATTTGAGTTACATCAAAAACGTACTTAGGAGGCTCATCACTTAAGCAAAAGTCAGTTTCCCCATTCGAAGACAAGATCCCGGCGCCATAAATTCTCAAAGGGTTCAAAATTTTGCCCCCTTTCCCTTCTTCATTAATTAACCCAAACTCAACCGTAAACCAGTAGATACGGGATACCAATTCTATTGCCCAATCATTGTCAATATGCTTCAGCGCTATAATACTCAACCCTTGCAAGAAATCACAGAAAGGCTGGTTGCTTAATAAAGGTACATGTGCAAATACATCGTGAAACATATCCGGTTCCTCAAGGTAATCAAGCTGGCTCATTTTGCGCAGCCAGGTAGTAGCCGGGAATTTCTTTGTATACAATAATTCAAAAAATATCTTATCAGGAACAATTCCCGGAACGGCTTGTAATTCCCAGCCTGTTAATTGTCTTAATTTTTTATTAACTTCATCAAAATTGGGGATTTTTTCCTTCTTGAATTCCACTTTTTCCATGCCTTTTAAAAATTCAGTCGTGGCTTTGTCAGGCAGGTTTTTCATTTGCCTTTCAAACAAGATAGACCAGACTACTAAATCCTCTTCTGAATATTTTTCATATTCTTGTTGGATGAATATTTGTTCCATTTTTTCAGAATTATTTTTTTTTTGGATTTAGGTTTTGGGATTTATTTTGGATTTTGAGCTTTGGATTTGGGATTTTATTTGTTTCATCTTAAAGTTTAGGAATAATATAGGTTAAATGTTATCCTTTTTATGAAACGCTATAATAGTGGGGGTTTTCTTAGTGCGCCACACCGATCATATCCTCCAGCCTTTTGGGCAAATGCTTTTTAACCCAATTATCATAATCACCATCAAAGCCGGATTTTTGTTGATATTCTTTAATTCGGCTTTTTAGCTCTTCTATCTTTTCTATGGAAAGGAGGTTTTTATTTTTGAGGCTTTCGGCAATTTTATCTATGTCTTCTGCTACAGCCGCCTCTTGTTTTCTTAACAGATCCTGGTAATCATCTTCCTGCCAGTCAAGGTAGTTGTCCATCACCCGTTGGGAGAGTTCACGCCCATGTTTTAGAGATTCATTGATATTGCCCTTGCCTGTAACGGCATTTCCGAGCGCAAAAACATTTTCATACCCTTCTATCTGGCAGTTTTCAGTATCTTTTAGGTTAAATACCTGCTCTTTGGCAGGAATTCCTTCAATCAATTCGGGTATGCTGCCAATAGAAGATATTACTAAAGGCGATTTGATCTCAACATCACTATCCGGAATTTGTTCAGCTTTTCCATTTTCTATTTTAGTCTTACAGAACTTTAAACCTGCCAAACGACCATCTTCAACAATCTTTTCCAGGGGCATGTGACATTCTTTTACCCGGAACAAAAATTTTGTTTTAAAATTATTCAAAATTTTCTGTCTTACGTTTTGTGCTTTTTCAAGCTGTTCAGGGGTATCTGTCTGCAGAGGTGATAAGGGCATGTCAATGATTCGCCTGCGGTAGTACAGGGTACAGCCTTTTACACCCAGGTCTGAAAGGGTCAGTCCAAGATTTTCAAGCACTTTGTCGATGCCCCTGTCGAGTGTGAACAGGTCTGTTTTATGCCCTTTTTGCTCAAGCGCTTTTTGTGTTGTCTCAATCATTAATATCTTTAACACATCAATGGAAGCCAGCCCGCCACCAATTACAATGGCATCATCATGAACATCAAACTGTTTGCCGTCATAACCGGGTTCATGATAGTGGTTAAACCAATAAACAAGGGGATTTTGGTAATAGAGCCCTTTATCAACGAAATTATCAATTCCTTCAATAGGAAGCAAACGGTCATTCCAGGCGCCTGTTGCAAGGAAAACCGCGCTGAATCCCCAATTTTTTGCTACATCTTCGAAATTAATATCTTTTCCCAATCTTACATTGGGGACATACATAACATAGGGATGCTTTATTTTCTCATTAACCTTCTCCTCTTCTTTATTTCGAAGCTTGACGTGCCACTTGGGCAATCCATCTTCAATTTTTCCGTAGGGAAGTACATTTTGTTCAAAGACTACGGAGTAAATTCCTCGTTTTGATAATTGATATGCAGCTTCTGAACCAGATACGGCTCCTCCGAATATGGCTACGAAATGTGTGGGATGTGTCATGATTTATGATACTAATAAAAAAATGCTAATATACGAATGAATACTAATGATACTAATTCTTGAGAAAATTCGAAATTAGAAATTCGAAATCCGAAACTCAAAGTTTCGAGTTTCGAAATTCGAGCTTCGGATTTTCTTAAATTCGTATCATTAGTATAAATTAGTATATTAGCATTATATTTTCATCTTAATACAGACAGGAAATTACTCAAAATAATATAATTCGCAAATTCGTATTGATTCGTTATTCGTTGATTTACTTTACTTCCCATGTATTTCCACTGTTCAATAGCTCATCCATATTTTTAAACTTCGCCTTTTCTTTGCTCTGTTTAATCTGCTCGTAGATCAAATCATCATAAGTAGGAGCTTCTATGGCACGGATGATGCCTAATGCAGCAGGAAACTCAGGCGGATTCATTCTTATAAGCATTGCGTGAAGTGTTGGGTCGGATTCATGCGCGTCATGGACTAAGATATCGTCAATCCCATTTTCACTAAGATTGACAACCTCAAGCTTGAGCCCATTCAAGCGAATTCCTTTATTCATCTCTTGCCCAAAGAGCATTGGCTTCCCATGCTCAAGATGTAATTGGTTGTCATCCTTGGTTTCTTTTGATGTTATTTCACCAAAGGTTTTATCATTGTAAATAACGCAGTTTTGCAATATTTCAATTAAAGAAGTTCCCTTATGCCGGGCAGATTCAACAAATATCCGGGTCATCAACTTTGGGTTTGTATCAATTGTACGGGCAAAAAATGTAGCCCTGGCGCCAATGGCAACTTCACCGGCATTAAAGGGCCTTTCCAGAGAGCCCATGGGCGTAGATTTTGTAATGAGCCCTGTTTTTGAAGTAGGAGAATACTGACCTTTGGTTAAGCCGTAAATCTCATTATTAAATAAGAGAATATTGATATCAACATTTCTCCTTAACACATGGATAAAGTGATTCCCCCCAATAGCCAGGGAATCGCCATC is a window encoding:
- the phhA gene encoding phenylalanine 4-monooxygenase, with amino-acid sequence MEQIFIQQEYEKYSEEDLVVWSILFERQMKNLPDKATTEFLKGMEKVEFKKEKIPNFDEVNKKLRQLTGWELQAVPGIVPDKIFFELLYTKKFPATTWLRKMSQLDYLEEPDMFHDVFAHVPLLSNQPFCDFLQGLSIIALKHIDNDWAIELVSRIYWFTVEFGLINEEGKGGKILNPLRIYGAGILSSNGETDFCLSDEPPKYVFDVTQILNSPYIKEKFQEKYFVIDSYENLFHSLDQFERALEKMLVLSKES
- a CDS encoding 2-oxoacid:ferredoxin oxidoreductase subunit beta, which codes for MSEHLAEPKEPEVELTKKDFASDQMVRWCPGCGDYAILSAMQNAMPQLGKKKEDFVFVGGIGCAARFPYYMNTYGFHTIHGRAPAIATGVKLANPELSVWEITGDGDSLAIGGNHFIHVLRRNVDINILLFNNEIYGLTKGQYSPTSKTGLITKSTPMGSLERPFNAGEVAIGARATFFARTIDTNPKLMTRIFVESARHKGTSLIEILQNCVIYNDKTFGEITSKETKDDNQLHLEHGKPMLFGQEMNKGIRLNGLKLEVVNLSENGIDDILVHDAHESDPTLHAMLIRMNPPEFPAALGIIRAIEAPTYDDLIYEQIKQSKEKAKFKNMDELLNSGNTWEVK